A genomic window from Pirellulaceae bacterium includes:
- a CDS encoding efflux RND transporter periplasmic adaptor subunit — MNEAGKSSRKRSWLSILFNVVLCVLILAAAFVVSYGIKVSEPKAEQINTVRKSAALVETVTVHKGTFSPRLVVLGTVEPAQDVSLSPRVGGQVIELSSEFVPGGMVRQGDLLLTIDPADFQNALLIRESELEQAEASLKIEEGRVSLAEQELALLEESISETNRALVLREPQFASIKAEVKAAEAAMQRAKLDLERAKVVAPFDAQIMDRSVNVGSQVTPGDALAKLVGIDEYWVIAAIPVRSLRWVQFPDAGQEGAAVTLSDPDIWGIETRPARVTRMIGALDEQTRLARVLITVADPLGKDTGLPVLILDTLIEAQIEGRPIEDVVRLNRDYVRDRGSVWVMKDGKLEIRETTIVFKDSEHAYIRKGLVDGDEVVTTTLATVANGVGLRKVDPLSKSGDASLEEATD; from the coding sequence ATGAATGAAGCCGGGAAATCAAGCCGCAAGCGAAGCTGGCTAAGCATCCTGTTTAACGTGGTATTGTGCGTGTTGATCCTCGCCGCTGCTTTTGTTGTGAGTTATGGAATCAAGGTTAGTGAACCGAAGGCTGAGCAGATCAATACCGTCCGTAAGTCGGCGGCGTTGGTTGAAACGGTGACTGTTCACAAGGGCACATTTTCGCCCCGCCTCGTCGTGCTAGGAACGGTCGAACCCGCTCAAGATGTCTCGCTCAGTCCCCGCGTTGGCGGTCAGGTGATCGAATTGTCATCCGAATTTGTTCCAGGTGGTATGGTTCGTCAAGGTGATCTGCTGCTGACCATCGACCCCGCTGATTTCCAAAATGCCTTATTGATTCGAGAAAGTGAACTCGAGCAAGCGGAAGCCTCGCTGAAGATTGAGGAGGGGAGAGTTAGCTTGGCGGAACAAGAATTGGCTTTATTGGAGGAGTCAATTAGTGAGACCAACAGGGCATTGGTCTTGCGCGAGCCTCAGTTTGCATCCATCAAAGCAGAGGTCAAGGCGGCCGAGGCTGCAATGCAACGAGCCAAGTTAGATCTGGAACGGGCAAAGGTGGTTGCACCATTTGATGCGCAAATCATGGATCGTTCGGTCAATGTTGGCTCCCAAGTGACCCCGGGTGATGCCTTGGCGAAACTAGTGGGGATTGATGAGTATTGGGTGATTGCTGCGATTCCGGTGCGGAGTCTGCGGTGGGTGCAATTTCCTGACGCCGGACAAGAAGGGGCAGCTGTCACGTTGAGTGATCCTGACATCTGGGGAATTGAAACACGGCCTGCTCGCGTGACGCGGATGATTGGTGCATTGGACGAACAGACCCGGTTGGCAAGAGTCTTGATTACCGTCGCTGATCCATTGGGGAAAGATACGGGATTGCCCGTCTTGATACTCGATACTTTGATCGAAGCTCAGATCGAGGGAAGACCCATTGAGGATGTCGTTCGGCTGAACCGCGACTATGTTCGCGATCGTGGATCGGTATGGGTCATGAAGGATGGTAAGTTGGAGATTCGCGAGACCACGATTGTGTTTAAAGATTCCGAGCACGCTTATATTCGAAAGGGACTGGTCGACGGGGACGAGGTGGTTACGACCACTCTGGCGACGGTCGCGAATGGTGTAGGTCTCCGAAAAGTTGATCCTCTCTCGAAGTCGGGCGATGCCTCGCTTGAGGAGGCAACGGATTGA
- a CDS encoding TolC family protein, whose protein sequence is MHNYFRLVGKQSQLWRAAALLPILLIGCAHQPARHFPDRPLAPFSESGQVEMSEDWWTTFSDPTLDLHVNQALGANFNLAVALQKLRASRAVARREASDLFPDVNGLLTTDSALGTGRDRTVIGWGLDASYQVDLWGQIQSRVEAAELRANATEEDYQAVALALSAEVCRTWFALIEARAQLKLLEEQVDTNRTGLKTQELRFGRGFVRSPDVLRQRQLVEATLEQAVVVRGRIEVLEHQLAVLLGELPQSARYNSGAELPNLTPLPDTGLPSELLQRRPDVRRDFLAFLAADRDLASAVSAQYPRLNLTGALLNTAETPELAFRNWFVFLGSQLIAPLIDGGQRRAEVDRTAAVTQERFDVYQGTLLVAFQEVENSLTLERRQLERLKLLNSQDRLAKQSSRQLVQEYLIGDADYLDVLSQIQSQQRIQRDILTAKLDLILIRISLYLALAGGIEIPPHGFVDSSSDTDVPELEMLESDSDTNESEPVLERLPLPDDRLPALQHPSPPPVRPVPETNLDE, encoded by the coding sequence ATGCACAATTATTTTCGCCTGGTCGGAAAACAATCTCAACTCTGGCGAGCGGCTGCGCTGTTGCCCATCCTGTTGATTGGGTGTGCTCATCAGCCCGCTCGACACTTTCCGGATCGCCCGCTTGCTCCCTTTTCTGAGAGTGGACAAGTCGAGATGTCGGAAGACTGGTGGACAACCTTCAGCGATCCGACCCTGGATCTCCACGTCAATCAAGCTCTGGGTGCAAACTTCAATTTGGCAGTTGCCTTGCAGAAGCTTCGCGCCTCCCGAGCAGTTGCTCGACGAGAAGCCTCGGACCTATTCCCCGACGTCAACGGCTTGCTCACCACGGATAGCGCGCTGGGCACCGGACGCGATCGAACGGTTATTGGCTGGGGGCTTGATGCATCTTATCAAGTGGATTTGTGGGGACAGATTCAATCACGAGTCGAAGCGGCTGAACTGCGAGCCAATGCGACGGAGGAAGACTATCAGGCTGTGGCGTTGGCGTTGTCCGCAGAGGTTTGTCGAACATGGTTTGCTTTGATCGAAGCCCGCGCTCAGCTTAAGCTATTGGAAGAACAAGTTGACACCAATCGAACGGGCTTGAAGACGCAAGAGTTGCGCTTTGGCCGTGGATTTGTTCGCAGTCCAGATGTCCTTCGACAAAGGCAATTAGTGGAAGCGACGTTAGAGCAGGCTGTCGTTGTGCGAGGGCGAATCGAAGTTCTGGAACACCAGCTGGCTGTTTTGTTGGGCGAGTTACCCCAATCGGCCCGTTACAATTCGGGAGCAGAGCTACCAAATCTTACTCCTTTGCCTGATACGGGATTGCCTTCCGAGTTGCTGCAAAGGCGTCCAGACGTTCGCCGCGACTTTCTGGCGTTTCTGGCGGCTGATCGTGATCTGGCTTCGGCAGTCAGCGCTCAATATCCTCGACTCAACCTGACCGGTGCGTTGCTCAATACGGCCGAGACACCGGAGCTGGCCTTTCGCAACTGGTTCGTTTTCCTTGGCAGCCAGCTGATCGCACCGCTGATTGATGGAGGCCAACGTCGGGCTGAAGTGGATCGCACCGCCGCGGTGACCCAGGAGCGATTTGATGTGTATCAGGGGACGTTGTTGGTTGCATTTCAAGAGGTTGAAAATAGCCTGACACTCGAAAGACGCCAGTTGGAGCGACTGAAGCTTCTGAATTCGCAGGACCGCCTGGCGAAACAATCTTCCCGGCAACTCGTTCAGGAATATCTTATCGGTGATGCCGACTACCTCGATGTACTGAGTCAGATTCAGTCTCAACAACGCATACAGCGTGATATACTGACAGCCAAGCTTGATTTGATACTGATTAGGATCAGCCTGTACTTGGCCTTGGCCGGTGGGATTGAGATTCCGCCGCATGGTTTTGTCGATTCGTCTTCGGATACCGATGTTCCAGAGCTTGAAATGCTGGAATCGGATTCGGATACCAACGAATCAGAGCCCGTTTTGGAAAGATTACCCCTGCCTGACGATCGCCTGCCTGCACTGCAGCATCCTTCTCCCCCACCTGTAAGGCCTGTGCCAGAGACCAATCTTGATGAATGA
- a CDS encoding PEP-CTERM sorting domain-containing protein (PEP-CTERM proteins occur, often in large numbers, in the proteomes of bacteria that also encode an exosortase, a predicted intramembrane cysteine proteinase. The presence of a PEP-CTERM domain at a protein's C-terminus predicts cleavage within the sorting domain, followed by covalent anchoring to some some component of the (usually Gram-negative) cell surface. Many PEP-CTERM proteins exhibit an unusual sequence composition that includes large numbers of potential glycosylation sites. Expression of one such protein has been shown restore the ability of a bacterium to form floc, a type of biofilm.), giving the protein MINTASAQSVLMLVAPGAGWHVDVDLELADLLEADGYDVTVQAVDEVPGEEQADLAEEFDVVYIADSLGSTSVHDGVDIYLKESPVPVIAQEAYMWDEAQLTGRLIYEDFGDTFQAVEESVLGAFTELDIVNPNHPMAAGLSGAVSVYTDPYGYNYGYVPEMGTDVDVIATIPGQPEYATLFVYDQGDALAEEFVTPGMRIGVFLGQNVVSEDFGGDGTNNRWDRLTEDGVALFKAAFGYASGRLTAGPTGDYNGSGDLDAGDLDVHAEYVRSGDPAGDVNGDGSTNLADRLAWVKDLQGSWVGDSNFDGEFNSGDFVTVFTSGKYEQGPTATYSEGDWNGDSQFDSTDFVTVFSAGGYEQGPRAIAVPEPSTWALLLVAALVSLAVRRSPKNI; this is encoded by the coding sequence ATGATAAATACCGCTTCGGCACAATCCGTATTGATGTTGGTTGCTCCAGGAGCAGGTTGGCACGTCGATGTCGATCTTGAGCTTGCCGACCTACTGGAAGCTGATGGGTATGATGTCACGGTGCAAGCTGTTGACGAAGTGCCCGGCGAAGAACAGGCTGACTTAGCCGAGGAGTTCGACGTCGTCTATATAGCCGACTCCTTGGGCTCCACATCGGTCCATGATGGCGTCGATATTTATCTCAAGGAAAGCCCCGTACCTGTGATTGCGCAAGAAGCTTACATGTGGGACGAAGCGCAGTTGACTGGACGACTCATCTATGAAGATTTCGGTGACACGTTTCAGGCTGTTGAAGAATCTGTCTTAGGGGCATTTACCGAACTTGATATTGTCAATCCGAATCATCCCATGGCCGCAGGGTTGAGCGGTGCTGTGAGTGTCTATACGGACCCATACGGATACAATTACGGATATGTTCCCGAAATGGGGACCGATGTAGATGTGATTGCGACGATACCCGGGCAGCCCGAATACGCCACCCTATTTGTTTACGATCAGGGTGATGCGCTTGCCGAGGAATTTGTCACTCCTGGCATGAGGATCGGGGTGTTTCTTGGGCAGAATGTCGTCTCAGAGGATTTTGGTGGCGATGGAACAAATAATCGCTGGGATCGGCTGACGGAAGACGGTGTTGCCTTGTTTAAAGCCGCGTTTGGCTACGCATCAGGACGACTCACTGCCGGGCCCACAGGCGATTATAACGGTAGCGGCGATTTGGATGCGGGAGATCTCGATGTCCACGCTGAGTACGTACGCAGCGGTGACCCAGCCGGTGATGTCAACGGCGACGGGTCGACGAATTTGGCCGACAGACTTGCCTGGGTGAAGGATCTACAGGGTTCATGGGTTGGTGATTCGAATTTCGACGGGGAATTCAACAGTGGTGACTTTGTCACCGTCTTTACCTCCGGTAAATACGAACAGGGTCCGACTGCCACTTACTCCGAGGGCGATTGGAACGGCGATTCGCAATTTGATAGCACTGATTTCGTGACCGTGTTCTCGGCTGGTGGATATGAACAAGGTCCGAGGGCGATAGCAGTTCCCGAACCATCGACTTGGGCGTTGTTGCTAGTCGCGGCTCTCGTCAGTCTGGCAGTTCGCCGGTCGCCGAAAAACATCTGA
- a CDS encoding DNA repair exonuclease, producing MTEPIAVINTSSEPGFAGKQRKSEFTMFKFIHAADIHLDSPLRGLEQYEGAPIQQIRDAVRRALSNLVDTAIDQQVAFVLISGDIYDGDWRDYNTGMYFVEQARRLRDAQIPLYLISGNHDAANRITRNLKLPENVTFFSADQPETALIPELDVAIHGQSFATAAVHDDLSVAYPPAKSGYLNIGMLHTCATGREGHDRYAPCSIEGLQAKGYDYWALGHIHIREILSDQPLIAFSGNIQGRHIRETGPKGCLIVSVHDDRSLQVDFQAMDVLRWELASVDLQEAQTIDEVLDLVASQIETCHVQAAGRLLALRIELTGNTPVHRSLHARKDHWTNEIRSLAIDVGKSDVWIEKIKLRTSEPNRRSAETEIPDDAVGELRALFQRAHSEPDILAKMQFNFSDVIKKLPAELKTIARPDDPGWIQEILHEAEPMLFSRLLGTGSKE from the coding sequence GTGACCGAGCCAATCGCTGTGATCAACACGAGCAGCGAGCCCGGATTCGCTGGCAAGCAACGAAAGAGTGAATTCACGATGTTCAAATTCATCCACGCTGCCGACATTCATCTCGACAGTCCATTACGAGGGCTGGAGCAATACGAAGGCGCTCCCATCCAACAGATCCGCGACGCTGTTCGCCGGGCCCTGTCGAACCTCGTGGACACGGCAATCGACCAACAAGTGGCTTTCGTACTGATCTCGGGCGATATCTACGATGGCGATTGGAGAGACTACAACACTGGCATGTATTTCGTTGAACAAGCCAGGCGTCTTCGCGACGCTCAGATCCCACTCTACTTAATATCCGGGAATCACGACGCGGCCAATCGAATCACACGCAATTTAAAACTTCCTGAAAACGTAACTTTCTTCTCCGCCGATCAGCCGGAAACAGCGTTGATTCCGGAACTCGATGTCGCCATACACGGCCAAAGTTTTGCCACGGCTGCAGTTCATGATGATCTGTCCGTGGCCTACCCACCTGCCAAATCCGGCTACCTCAATATTGGTATGCTTCATACGTGCGCTACAGGACGTGAAGGCCACGACCGCTACGCACCATGCTCGATCGAAGGACTGCAAGCCAAAGGATATGACTATTGGGCACTCGGTCACATTCACATCCGCGAAATACTTTCCGACCAACCTCTCATTGCTTTTTCGGGCAACATCCAGGGTCGCCACATACGCGAGACGGGTCCAAAGGGCTGTTTGATTGTTTCGGTTCATGATGATCGATCCTTGCAAGTAGATTTTCAAGCGATGGATGTTTTGCGTTGGGAACTCGCCAGCGTTGACCTTCAAGAAGCGCAGACGATTGACGAGGTACTGGATCTGGTAGCGAGTCAGATCGAGACATGCCATGTTCAAGCCGCTGGCCGCTTACTCGCGTTACGAATTGAATTGACCGGGAACACGCCAGTCCACCGCAGCTTGCATGCTCGCAAGGATCACTGGACAAACGAAATCCGATCGTTGGCCATCGATGTTGGTAAGAGCGATGTGTGGATAGAGAAGATCAAGTTGCGCACCTCCGAACCCAACCGCAGGTCGGCGGAAACTGAAATCCCGGACGATGCGGTGGGAGAGCTCCGTGCCCTGTTCCAGCGGGCCCATTCCGAGCCCGACATTTTGGCGAAAATGCAATTTAATTTTTCGGATGTGATAAAAAAACTACCTGCCGAACTCAAAACGATTGCCCGCCCGGATGATCCCGGCTGGATCCAAGAAATCCTGCATGAGGCTGAACCGATGCTGTTTAGCCGTTTACTCGGAACGGGGAGTAAAGAATGA
- a CDS encoding AAA family ATPase: MRFLTVQLQAFGPFTNAHLDLSGGDHGLHLVYGSNEAGKSSSLRAITDLLYGIHSRTPDNFKHPYPRLRIAAELQHSDGTVLNLVRRKANKNSLFQGDDSTPLHENQLARFLGNVDRDLFHMMFGIDHERLRQGGEEIVKGDGQIGQLLFAAGAGLADLQAIQKSIHDEMDSLLKKSGRSGAIASNIKEFKAATTQVKEALASVDTWKHHEENLRATQSQRDSLDQSIATDQVEQNRLTRIRDSFQAIGQLKKAKEDLAQLAEAPLLPIDFDQASNGLLMQLRTAEQQQTDAETTLTTLNHELSTLVVPTQLLQESDVAEGLRDRLGGYRKAMSDRPSLKTARQLAESEATEILRELGRAPDLSTIEDLRIPTDKTVRIQNLGNQQEGLIAHVDSTRREGETIRCEMQRIEKRLSQIEIPNHVTDLQTMVRDFQNEGDLEAQFDRATLEFRELQDQATVALKQLGLWSGNLEELEKLPVPSLATIERSSEQLKDQNGQLATLGHERNKKNTRRDQLSAQLKQLEMGQPVPTEKELQDARQLREQGWKLLLAKWEANNQPSSDIAAFMDLFNHPTNITDAYRRSVEEADRVADQLRLDADRVATKAKIQADMEQLLSETEQLENHLSQKERELAKSEEDWHELWQPIGIAPLSPLEMRDWLRNQQLLVHTATETRTKQSQLTELRSQIDCMTTQLAAVVSKVDPSRSNSYSSLREVLNLASGRCEEIQRSRNLLEQLTTELESHRKLLADAESRFRNAEHQLTEWQLLWSSEMSSLGLDNDAMPSQANSVLSNINRLFQKYQDADQYRVRLEGIDRDAKDFDTDVLTLVGRTAPELVNKEVEEAVGMLSIRLKEARAKSEQYSSLEQQRNKQQEKLQNTANRISEFKASLDEMCRQAGCKSYEHLSNAAIRSRQRRDLEQAVNKLEDLISGQSGGATFEQFLAEAEACDIDSLQPKIIDLDKRLEQTGLNRDAVIAEIEAERIALKSFDGGSRAAINAATRESIAARLESQVEELAKLRICAAILNSAIEEHRKKHQGPVLSRASEIFRHTTLKAFRELRADFSDTGEPVLTGVRDVNDQGVSVSGMSDGTCDQLYLALRIASLESWLDRHEPIPFIVDDVLLNFDDERAAASLQVLAELSQRTQVVFFTHHQHLVDLSKQTVPAEQLFITTINNEPADD; encoded by the coding sequence ATGAGATTCCTCACCGTTCAGCTGCAGGCTTTCGGTCCGTTCACGAACGCCCACCTGGATCTTTCTGGCGGAGATCATGGGCTGCATCTCGTCTACGGCTCGAATGAAGCGGGGAAAAGCTCTTCTCTCCGCGCTATCACCGACCTGCTCTATGGTATTCACTCACGAACCCCTGACAATTTCAAGCATCCTTATCCGCGTCTCCGAATCGCTGCCGAGCTACAACACAGCGACGGCACTGTCTTGAACCTTGTCCGGCGAAAAGCGAATAAGAACTCGCTTTTCCAAGGCGATGATTCGACACCGCTGCACGAAAACCAATTGGCTCGATTCCTAGGAAATGTCGATCGCGATCTATTCCACATGATGTTTGGCATTGACCACGAACGCCTGAGGCAGGGGGGCGAAGAGATTGTCAAGGGAGATGGACAGATCGGACAATTGCTGTTTGCCGCAGGAGCAGGCTTAGCCGATTTACAAGCGATCCAGAAATCCATTCATGACGAGATGGATTCCCTCTTAAAGAAAAGCGGCCGAAGCGGTGCGATCGCATCGAACATTAAAGAATTTAAAGCAGCGACAACACAAGTGAAGGAGGCGTTGGCTTCTGTCGACACCTGGAAACACCACGAAGAGAATCTTAGAGCGACCCAATCTCAAAGGGATTCTCTCGATCAAAGTATCGCGACGGACCAGGTAGAACAGAACCGTTTAACTCGGATTCGCGATTCGTTCCAGGCCATTGGACAGTTAAAAAAGGCGAAAGAAGATCTCGCCCAACTTGCCGAAGCACCTCTACTGCCCATCGACTTTGACCAAGCAAGCAATGGCCTTCTCATGCAATTGAGGACGGCAGAGCAACAGCAAACGGACGCAGAAACAACGCTTACGACACTCAATCACGAACTTTCGACATTAGTTGTCCCCACCCAATTACTCCAAGAATCCGATGTTGCCGAAGGCTTGCGAGATCGCCTGGGCGGATACCGGAAAGCGATGTCCGATCGCCCGTCGCTGAAGACCGCACGACAACTGGCTGAGAGCGAAGCCACCGAAATCTTACGCGAACTCGGCCGTGCTCCCGACCTGTCCACGATTGAAGACCTACGGATTCCGACCGACAAAACGGTGCGTATCCAAAATTTGGGCAATCAACAGGAAGGGCTTATCGCACATGTGGATTCAACTCGGCGCGAAGGCGAGACAATCCGTTGTGAAATGCAGCGAATCGAGAAACGACTCTCCCAGATTGAAATCCCGAATCATGTGACCGACTTGCAGACGATGGTCAGAGATTTCCAAAACGAGGGAGATCTGGAAGCACAATTCGATCGCGCAACCCTTGAGTTTCGTGAACTCCAAGATCAAGCGACTGTGGCACTGAAACAATTAGGACTGTGGTCGGGAAACCTTGAGGAACTCGAAAAACTCCCCGTACCGAGCCTGGCGACAATCGAACGCTCTTCCGAGCAACTCAAGGACCAAAACGGACAACTCGCCACATTGGGCCACGAACGCAACAAAAAAAACACAAGAAGAGACCAACTCTCAGCTCAATTAAAACAACTTGAAATGGGGCAACCCGTCCCCACTGAGAAAGAATTGCAAGACGCCAGACAACTGCGCGAACAAGGCTGGAAACTACTACTTGCGAAATGGGAGGCAAACAATCAGCCCAGCAGTGACATCGCGGCATTCATGGACCTCTTTAACCACCCGACAAATATTACGGACGCCTATCGACGCAGTGTTGAAGAGGCGGATCGAGTCGCAGACCAATTAAGATTGGACGCCGACCGAGTGGCCACAAAAGCCAAAATCCAAGCTGATATGGAGCAACTTCTCTCAGAGACCGAGCAACTCGAAAATCATCTCAGCCAGAAAGAACGGGAACTGGCGAAGTCAGAGGAAGATTGGCATGAACTCTGGCAACCAATCGGTATTGCGCCGCTCTCCCCACTCGAAATGCGAGACTGGCTCCGTAATCAACAACTTCTCGTCCACACAGCTACCGAGACACGTACCAAGCAGAGCCAGCTTACGGAGCTACGCAGCCAAATCGACTGCATGACTACCCAATTAGCCGCTGTGGTTTCAAAGGTCGATCCCAGTCGATCAAACAGCTACAGCTCGCTGCGAGAAGTCTTGAACCTAGCATCCGGTCGATGCGAGGAGATCCAACGGTCTAGGAACCTGCTCGAACAACTCACAACGGAACTCGAATCGCATCGAAAACTGCTCGCAGATGCCGAATCACGATTCCGCAATGCTGAACACCAGCTGACCGAATGGCAACTGCTCTGGTCATCGGAGATGAGCAGCCTCGGACTCGATAACGACGCAATGCCTTCTCAGGCAAATAGCGTGCTCTCAAATATCAATCGTCTTTTTCAAAAATATCAGGATGCGGATCAATACCGAGTCCGACTTGAAGGAATCGATCGTGATGCCAAGGATTTCGACACCGATGTGCTAACGTTGGTGGGACGCACCGCACCTGAACTCGTTAACAAGGAGGTCGAGGAAGCTGTGGGAATGCTTTCAATTCGACTTAAGGAAGCGCGCGCTAAAAGCGAACAATACAGCTCGCTCGAACAACAGCGAAACAAACAACAGGAAAAGCTACAGAACACGGCCAATCGAATCTCTGAATTCAAAGCATCCTTAGATGAAATGTGTCGACAAGCTGGCTGTAAATCATACGAACATCTGTCCAACGCAGCCATCCGATCCAGACAACGCCGAGATCTCGAACAAGCCGTCAACAAACTTGAAGATCTGATCAGTGGTCAAAGCGGCGGCGCAACCTTCGAACAATTCCTAGCAGAAGCGGAAGCATGTGATATCGATTCCCTCCAGCCGAAAATCATTGATCTCGACAAACGACTGGAACAAACCGGACTCAACCGCGACGCCGTTATTGCCGAAATTGAAGCCGAAAGGATTGCCTTAAAAAGCTTCGATGGAGGCTCGCGTGCCGCTATTAATGCGGCGACCAGAGAAAGCATTGCTGCGAGACTTGAGAGCCAAGTGGAAGAACTAGCCAAGCTGAGAATTTGTGCAGCAATTTTAAATTCAGCGATTGAGGAACATCGCAAGAAACATCAAGGGCCAGTCCTTAGTCGAGCCAGTGAGATTTTCCGGCATACAACATTAAAGGCATTTCGAGAGCTTCGCGCTGATTTCAGTGACACGGGCGAGCCTGTTCTGACCGGCGTTCGAGACGTCAATGACCAGGGAGTATCCGTTTCAGGCATGAGCGACGGGACCTGCGACCAACTCTATCTGGCCCTTCGAATAGCCAGTTTAGAAAGCTGGCTCGACCGACACGAACCTATCCCCTTTATCGTCGATGATGTATTGTTGAATTTCGACGATGAACGTGCAGCAGCGAGCCTGCAAGTCCTCGCCGAACTATCACAACGCACCCAGGTCGTCTTCTTCACACATCACCAGCATTTAGTCGATCTGTCAAAGCAGACTGTCCCTGCAGAACAACTGTTCATCACAACCATCAACAACGAACCTGCCGACGATTGA